A window of the Microcoleus sp. bin38.metabat.b11b12b14.051 genome harbors these coding sequences:
- a CDS encoding tetratricopeptide repeat protein yields the protein MIKTLEAVIRRQWLPPEFAVREVVAFERRFGMKHLSLACHAALPLFLSPELVNLININFLDSENVSWIAESDFLLSPLCRPMDRGVFEVEPCVREVLLVELENRFGWRRPFEIADFLGIYLKNQPEWKQRPEQTRTQKWIAQAYLNPDRVVEELTDFLDESLPEENPILGLPGQIEIPKIVEILAEPLERTSIDLWSYRQYLVNTSRALAQIFYGEEEDLREKITEEKIQIKTGNRELMMLSPVIWNWLEDIAIKPVETTPIAVGRALIITCLNIEYIASCSHLTDLREEMHPQGTIYERGKFIANGKSWEVGIVKLGLGKMGVGVGVEAERAIAYFNPSVIMSVGVAGGIKDVAIGDVVAATKVYGYDESGKAKQKFQPRPDLGRSTYSLIQRSMAESKKSDWLQRLASAPNTTPRVFVAPIVAGGEKLITSRKSDVFKFIQLNYGDAVALEIEGGDLLQAAYANHQVSVLVVRGIFDWIDGKSKADARGSQEMAARNASAFAFEILAKLQIEEAGKASSEQSTLPLLLPKSAQTMNFGSTPPKVFISYSHDSQEHKESVLALADRFREDGIDCNIDQYEDSPPEGWQRWMLNQVEASDYALIVCTQQYDRRFRGQEETGKGKGVTWEGGVIIQELYDAQGKNSKFIPIAFTAQDSEFIPSPLRSATFYRLDTADGYESLYRRLTNQLRTPKPGVGILRTLPPRERKQLFREESQSTASESLQETQVRPLNFFALDDRWVGRDNLIRDLSDRIRSNCRLLMLVGITGIGKTALGERLAVEVADWFENDWSHYHQENFDDEQQTSDFASVAARWLEKWGELITPEDRKDTQRLLYRLVRHLTENRYLVQIDSLENLLQGNEEEGWSDFKDEWWVRFFESLLAADSCESCIILTSQDLPSQIPTIGTRYQNFWYCQPLSGLEERERLALFEKAGLEISINSPGRHYLERIGRAYEGYPLALRVIAGEIRNQPFDGNVVTYWNQYGREVEEVEKAIEEAKTKGITASADDKFNLHRYTRNLRRNVRFRLEKTFNRLQKDVRYAYILLCEASVYRCPVPEDFWLSHLEDWDRDEDEQQVALDALRDRYLVEEVVEGDRSLLRQHNLIRSVSLEHLKQLDEDDDREINITPDGELVLAKLGIDGNYIKGITLRHRRTQYKAVINWLTQYHPQPDASNLDKVRGYLEAFGHLCNVENWEAASKILLTRINTPSQEELYKQLGIWSYYREQIEVCSQILGKLNGSFDINLLNTLGNSYYILGDYRRAMDYLQQSLTIAREIQDDLGQENALVNLGKLYFLMGEYVRAIECHQHSLKIAQEIGDLRGKAQALTNLGSVYASLGNYSKTIEYSQQSLAIARQINNRFDEGQALANIGAFHLYQGEYEMAIEYYQQSLKIAREIGDRRGEEMALGSLGVVYESIGEYVQGIEYNQESLLIAQEIGDVRGEEQALANLGSVYANIGDYGKTIEYSQQSLAIAREIGNRQGEGEALGNIGFAYQSLGEYDRAISCYQHQLQIAREIGYILSEGEALCNLGNTLIQVENYVEALDYFQQSLNIFREIGSRANQAEALKSLAEVHQHLGHLDIAIEFGDMALAIATELGIPLANECQKLKDTLTTIERIDS from the coding sequence ATGATTAAAACCCTGGAAGCAGTTATCAGAAGGCAATGGCTACCCCCCGAATTTGCTGTTCGGGAGGTAGTAGCTTTTGAGCGACGTTTTGGCATGAAGCACTTGTCCCTAGCTTGTCATGCGGCGCTACCATTATTTCTGAGTCCAGAGTTAGTCAATTTAATTAATATCAATTTTCTAGATAGTGAAAATGTATCTTGGATTGCTGAAAGTGATTTTCTCCTATCACCCCTCTGTCGCCCTATGGATCGGGGAGTTTTTGAAGTAGAACCCTGCGTGCGGGAAGTTTTGTTGGTTGAATTGGAAAATCGGTTTGGTTGGAGGCGACCATTTGAGATTGCAGATTTTTTAGGAATTTATTTGAAAAACCAGCCTGAGTGGAAGCAGCGCCCGGAACAAACTCGTACTCAAAAGTGGATTGCTCAAGCTTATCTAAATCCCGATCGAGTAGTTGAGGAATTAACGGATTTTTTAGATGAAAGTTTACCAGAAGAAAACCCTATATTGGGTTTGCCAGGTCAAATAGAAATTCCCAAAATAGTAGAAATTTTAGCTGAGCCACTAGAACGCACTAGCATTGATTTGTGGTCGTATCGACAATACTTGGTAAATACTTCACGCGCTTTGGCACAGATATTTTATGGAGAAGAAGAGGATTTAAGAGAAAAGATTACCGAAGAAAAAATACAAATTAAAACAGGAAATAGGGAGTTAATGATGCTTTCTCCTGTTATTTGGAATTGGCTAGAAGATATAGCAATTAAGCCTGTAGAAACAACTCCAATTGCAGTTGGACGTGCATTGATAATTACTTGTCTGAATATAGAGTATATAGCAAGTTGCAGCCATCTGACCGACCTCCGAGAAGAAATGCACCCCCAAGGCACAATTTACGAACGCGGCAAATTTATTGCCAACGGGAAGTCATGGGAAGTTGGCATTGTTAAGCTAGGTTTAGGTAAGATGGGTGTGGGGGTAGGGGTAGAGGCGGAAAGAGCGATCGCCTATTTCAATCCCAGTGTCATAATGTCTGTGGGAGTGGCTGGAGGTATCAAAGATGTGGCGATCGGTGATGTGGTAGCCGCGACGAAAGTCTATGGTTACGACGAGTCTGGCAAGGCAAAACAGAAATTTCAACCCAGACCCGATTTAGGGCGATCTACATACAGCTTAATCCAGCGATCGATGGCTGAGTCGAAGAAATCGGACTGGCTGCAAAGGCTGGCATCTGCACCCAATACAACCCCCCGCGTATTCGTTGCGCCGATTGTTGCGGGGGGGGAGAAATTGATTACCTCCAGAAAGTCTGATGTTTTTAAGTTTATCCAGTTGAACTATGGTGATGCGGTAGCCCTGGAGATAGAGGGGGGGGACTTGCTACAAGCGGCTTATGCCAATCACCAAGTATCGGTACTGGTTGTCCGTGGAATTTTTGACTGGATTGATGGTAAAAGTAAAGCTGATGCGCGTGGTTCTCAGGAAATGGCTGCACGCAATGCAAGTGCGTTTGCTTTTGAGATTTTGGCGAAGCTTCAGATTGAGGAGGCGGGTAAGGCATCTTCCGAACAATCTACTCTGCCACTCCTTTTACCTAAATCTGCTCAAACCATGAATTTTGGCTCTACACCGCCAAAAGTTTTTATCAGTTACAGTCATGATTCCCAAGAACACAAAGAATCGGTACTGGCACTTGCCGATCGCTTTCGCGAGGATGGTATTGACTGTAATATTGACCAGTACGAAGATTCGCCGCCTGAAGGATGGCAACGCTGGATGCTTAATCAAGTCGAAGCATCAGATTATGCCCTGATAGTGTGTACGCAGCAGTACGATCGAAGATTCCGAGGACAGGAAGAAACAGGAAAAGGAAAGGGGGTAACTTGGGAAGGAGGTGTCATCATTCAGGAACTCTATGATGCCCAAGGGAAGAATTCAAAGTTTATTCCAATCGCCTTTACTGCTCAAGATTCTGAATTTATCCCTAGTCCCCTTCGTAGTGCTACCTTTTACAGACTGGATACAGCAGATGGATATGAATCGCTTTACCGCCGATTGACTAATCAACTTCGGACGCCCAAACCAGGCGTAGGTATATTACGCACCTTGCCACCTCGTGAGCGTAAACAGCTTTTTCGTGAGGAGTCTCAGTCTACTGCAAGTGAGAGTTTGCAAGAAACTCAAGTTCGTCCTCTTAATTTCTTTGCACTTGATGATAGATGGGTTGGTCGGGACAACCTGATTCGGGATTTGAGCGATCGTATTCGTAGTAATTGCCGCCTGCTGATGTTGGTTGGTATCACAGGGATTGGTAAAACGGCTCTTGGCGAAAGATTAGCAGTAGAAGTTGCCGACTGGTTTGAAAATGACTGGTCGCACTATCATCAAGAAAACTTTGATGACGAACAGCAAACCTCAGATTTTGCTAGCGTTGCTGCCCGCTGGCTGGAAAAATGGGGAGAATTAATCACGCCGGAAGACCGTAAAGATACTCAACGCCTGCTCTATCGATTGGTGAGACATCTAACAGAGAATCGCTATTTGGTGCAGATTGATTCTTTGGAGAACCTTCTACAGGGAAATGAGGAAGAGGGATGGAGTGATTTTAAAGATGAGTGGTGGGTGCGATTTTTTGAAAGTTTGCTAGCAGCAGATTCTTGTGAAAGCTGTATCATCCTAACTTCGCAAGATTTACCCTCTCAAATCCCAACAATAGGAACGAGGTATCAAAATTTTTGGTATTGTCAACCTTTGAGCGGATTGGAAGAACGGGAACGGTTGGCATTGTTTGAGAAAGCTGGGCTAGAAATTAGTATAAATTCACCAGGTAGACATTATCTAGAAAGGATTGGGCGTGCATACGAGGGTTATCCGTTGGCGTTGCGAGTAATTGCTGGAGAAATTAGAAATCAGCCTTTTGATGGTAATGTTGTGACTTACTGGAACCAGTACGGACGTGAAGTAGAAGAGGTTGAGAAGGCGATCGAGGAAGCGAAGACTAAGGGAATAACAGCATCAGCCGATGATAAGTTCAACCTGCATCGATACACGCGCAACTTACGAAGGAATGTGCGATTTCGACTAGAAAAAACTTTTAATCGGTTGCAAAAAGATGTTCGCTATGCCTATATATTGCTCTGCGAAGCTTCGGTGTATCGCTGTCCAGTACCGGAGGATTTTTGGCTGTCACATTTGGAGGATTGGGATCGGGATGAAGATGAACAGCAGGTGGCGCTGGATGCGTTGCGCGATCGCTACTTAGTGGAAGAAGTCGTTGAAGGCGATCGATCTTTGTTAAGGCAGCACAATTTAATTCGGAGTGTGTCGCTTGAACACCTAAAACAACTGGACGAAGATGATGACAGGGAAATAAATATAACACCTGATGGCGAGTTGGTGCTTGCTAAACTAGGTATAGACGGAAATTATATAAAAGGCATAACTTTACGCCATCGACGGACGCAGTATAAAGCTGTAATAAATTGGCTGACACAATATCACCCACAGCCCGATGCTTCCAACCTAGACAAAGTTAGGGGATACTTGGAAGCATTTGGACATCTCTGTAACGTAGAGAATTGGGAAGCAGCTAGCAAAATACTTTTGACTCGCATTAATACTCCGAGCCAAGAAGAATTATATAAACAACTGGGAATTTGGAGCTACTATCGCGAACAAATAGAAGTATGTAGCCAAATACTAGGCAAACTAAATGGTAGCTTTGATATTAATTTATTAAATACTTTAGGCAATAGTTACTATATTTTGGGAGACTATAGAAGAGCGATGGACTATCTACAACAAAGTTTGACTATTGCACGGGAAATTCAAGACGATTTAGGGCAGGAGAATGCTCTCGTAAATTTAGGAAAACTTTATTTTCTTATGGGAGAGTATGTTAGAGCAATTGAGTGTCATCAACACAGCTTAAAAATAGCACAAGAGATTGGCGATCTTAGGGGAAAAGCACAGGCACTTACAAATCTGGGAAGTGTATATGCGAGTCTAGGAAATTATTCTAAGACAATTGAATATTCGCAGCAGAGTTTAGCGATCGCACGACAAATCAACAATCGCTTTGATGAAGGACAAGCATTAGCTAATATAGGTGCTTTTCACCTATACCAAGGAGAATACGAAATGGCGATTGAGTATTATCAGCAGAGTTTAAAAATTGCAAGAGAAATCGGCGATCGCAGGGGAGAGGAAATGGCTTTGGGGAGTCTGGGAGTTGTTTACGAATCAATCGGAGAGTATGTCCAAGGAATTGAGTACAATCAAGAGAGTTTGCTAATAGCACAAGAGATTGGCGATGTCAGGGGAGAAGAACAGGCACTTGCAAATCTGGGAAGTGTATATGCGAATATCGGAGATTATGGAAAGACCATTGAATATTCGCAGCAGAGTTTAGCAATTGCAAGAGAAATCGGCAATCGCCAAGGAGAAGGAGAAGCGCTAGGAAATATCGGATTTGCTTACCAATCTCTTGGTGAGTACGATCGAGCCATTAGCTGCTATCAGCATCAGTTACAAATTGCAAGAGAAATTGGATATATTCTATCCGAAGGGGAGGCATTATGCAATTTAGGCAATACTTTAATACAAGTTGAGAATTATGTAGAAGCTCTGGATTATTTCCAGCAATCTCTCAACATTTTTCGGGAAATTGGCAGCCGTGCTAATCAAGCGGAAGCTCTGAAGAGTTTGGCAGAAGTGCATCAGCATTTAGGACATCTCGATATAGCTATTGAATTTGGCGATATGGCTTTAGCCATTGCTACAGAGTTAGGCATACCCCTAGCCAATGAGTGTCAGAAGCTTAAGGATACATTGACAACTATAGAAAGGATAGACTCATGA
- a CDS encoding MoxR family ATPase, producing MNEFKNRVYTGDGNCRYESLKDVQLVPEPYIAPPRLAEAVNDALYLRRPLLLEGEPGCGKTRLAYAVAYELGYSLKECYIRSTSRAQDLLYTYDAVQRLYDIQEKKISDSQDKILARRDYVELGKLGEAIELSQNNIPSVVLIDEIDKADIDFPNDLLLVLDKLQFEVDEVKGWKFDALQGKTSEERRDFLPLIIITSNREKELPQAFLRRCLFYYIDFPQEEELTNIVTSHFQKAISPLFEEALKKFWKLRHQKSFPWRKKPSTSEFINWLRLLERDELKNKLTPKQLAEIDLSQLPYFDTIVKTQNDLNALDKLKGLK from the coding sequence ATGAATGAATTTAAAAATCGGGTATACACAGGCGATGGCAATTGTCGCTATGAATCACTCAAAGACGTACAATTAGTTCCAGAGCCTTACATAGCTCCCCCAAGGTTAGCTGAAGCGGTTAATGATGCTCTGTATCTTCGTCGTCCGCTACTGCTAGAAGGGGAACCGGGTTGTGGCAAAACTAGGCTTGCTTATGCAGTAGCTTATGAACTTGGTTATTCGTTAAAAGAATGCTATATTCGCTCTACCAGTCGCGCACAAGATTTACTTTATACTTACGATGCTGTTCAGCGATTATATGACATTCAAGAAAAAAAAATATCTGATAGTCAAGATAAAATACTTGCTCGCAGAGACTATGTAGAATTAGGTAAACTAGGCGAAGCAATTGAACTTTCGCAAAACAATATTCCGTCCGTAGTATTAATTGATGAAATTGATAAGGCTGATATAGATTTTCCGAATGACCTGCTTTTAGTGCTAGATAAATTACAGTTTGAGGTAGATGAAGTCAAGGGCTGGAAATTTGATGCTCTTCAAGGGAAGACATCTGAAGAAAGAAGAGATTTTTTACCTTTGATTATCATTACAAGCAATCGAGAAAAAGAATTACCTCAAGCTTTTTTGCGTCGCTGCCTTTTTTACTACATTGATTTTCCTCAAGAGGAAGAACTTACTAATATTGTTACAAGCCATTTCCAAAAAGCAATTTCGCCTCTTTTTGAAGAAGCCTTAAAAAAGTTTTGGAAACTGCGACATCAAAAAAGTTTTCCCTGGCGTAAAAAACCCAGCACTAGCGAGTTTATCAACTGGTTGCGACTTTTGGAGCGAGACGAGCTAAAAAACAAATTAACACCTAAACAATTAGCTGAAATTGATTTAAGCCAACTACCTTATTTCGACACTATAGTTAAAACTCAAAATGATCTCAATGCCTTAGATAAACTCAAGGGATTAAAGTAA